The DNA region TGTATCTCGTTGCCGCGATGTTGATCTGGCTGATCCGCGGCACAGGACGCCCGGCCCTGGTCGCACACCCGCCGACGGAATCGGTCCGTCATAGGTTCGTCGGTGAGTGGCTGAGCGGGCTCTGGCTGGTCCATGGGTCGCCTGCGGTCGTCGTGGTGTTCGTCGCGGCGGCGATCGTGCTGCTGGGCGACTCGATGTTCTTCGCACTGCTGGCCCCCTTCGTAGCGCAGAACTTCGTTGACGCCGCGATGACCTTCGGGCTGCTCGTCGCCGCCCGCGGAATAGGAGGACTACTCGGCGGTCTCTTCTCGGGTCCGCTGGGGCAGGTACCACAACTGCACCGACTCGCTGGCACCGCGGTGGTCGCCGGCGGGCTGGTCGCCGGGATCGTCCTGGTTCCGCGGGTCCCGGTTGCTCTGGTGGCAGCGGGACTTCTCGGCATCGCAGCCGTCGTGTGGGGCGCCTCAATCCAAACCACGATCCAGACCAGCATCCCGAACGCTTACCTCGGGCGAGTGTTCGGATCGTTCGGCACCACGAACGCGGCAGCCATGACCATCGGCTCCGCGGCGGCGGCGGCGGTGAGCGGGCAGTTCGGTGTCACCGGCGTACTGCTCGTCGCGGCCGGCCTCTACGTAGCCAGCGGGATCGTGACGTACTTGACCTTTCCCCGATCCTCCGGCGAACCTTGGCGACCATGACGACATCTGCGCCGCCGCACGCCGTCGTGTTCGACTTCTACGGCACGCTCACCGACCCGGCGCGGGAGAACGGCCGTCGTACGGTCATCGAGACCACGGCGGCGGCACTTGGTGTGGATGCCGCGAGCTATTGGGCAGCGACGTCGGAGTCGTTCGATCGGCGATGCCGAGGTGAGTTCGGTGACACCCGCTCCA from Microlunatus phosphovorus NM-1 includes:
- a CDS encoding MFS transporter — translated: MERGVAAGLAVFRSRDFSLLWFGGLASYTGMWAMLIALPLFVFQQTGSTAAAGVIATAQFAPRLFTSVAGVLVDRWQRRRVLVTANVAMAVLTLPLVIPALVGTSSSTLWIVYLSVVLVSMAGLVVGPAENALLPTLVERDQLLPANSMNALNDNLARIIGPAIGGVVAAFAGISGVIALNVSMYLVAAMLIWLIRGTGRPALVAHPPTESVRHRFVGEWLSGLWLVHGSPAVVVVFVAAAIVLLGDSMFFALLAPFVAQNFVDAAMTFGLLVAARGIGGLLGGLFSGPLGQVPQLHRLAGTAVVAGGLVAGIVLVPRVPVALVAAGLLGIAAVVWGASIQTTIQTSIPNAYLGRVFGSFGTTNAAAMTIGSAAAAAVSGQFGVTGVLLVAAGLYVASGIVTYLTFPRSSGEPWRP